In the genome of Peromyscus eremicus chromosome 1, PerEre_H2_v1, whole genome shotgun sequence, the window cattcaacacATCCATCTCCAGAATGttaagattacaggtatgaagCTGGACGGTgctggagcatgcctttaatcccagcacttgggaggcaaaggcagccggatctctgtaaatttgaggccagcctggtctacagagtgagatccaggacaggcactaaaacaacacagagaaaccctgtctcaaaaaaaattacaggtatgtgccactgcaTCTTGTTTGTACTATGCTGAATTAACGGATACCAAGTGATCTACAGCTACATCCTTCTGCAGCTCATTTCAGGGTCTTTTGTGCCTCCAGTCTTCTGAGTATAATCTCACCAAATTCTGCCCAGGAAAAAAGTCTCTCACTTGTGCTTCCCAAAAGCTTTGGGCCCTTGTCTCAACAGCCCCACATTTATTCTCCTGGGGTAAGTGGCCTGATTCTAatggtttcagaaaaaaaatcccccaaaatgAAGAAAGTATAACAGAACtgaaaccaggaagcagaaaactaGGAACCATAAGATTTACAGTGACATGAAAACTAAATCAATATTACcccttgtcttaaaaatattttgggaGTGGGAAGGATCCTTCTAGAGACTCAAGATCCTGAAcaccttcttctgcttcttctttggTGTGAGTCATATGTCCAACCCTATAGATATTAATGATGAAGAGACCTAGGTGTCTAAAATCTTTCTCCTCCTAAGTAAGGCAGGAATGGGACTATTCAGAGACAGAGTGTTTTAAGTAATAATTAAAGCTAAACGGGATCTTAAGGGTAAAGTCCTAATGAAGTATAACATATGTTAAACAGTCAAAGGCAGAGATAAAAATGAGAAGCCTGGAAACCACAGACAGAGAGATGAAGCCTTGTGTGAAGAGTTGATATAGTCAGAAGGGATAAAGCATTAACTACTCAGGCATGGTGACCTAAATCAATCCCATGGGACTCCAAACTTCTACAAACTCAACTTTGTGTTGATTTCTAAAAGATATGTTTTAGAAGCTTCCCAAGGGGAGGAAGAGGTATGAAAATGGATATATACAGAATTCACAATAGttttctaataaaatataaatggcaATGAGCATCATTTTGTATAAAGAATCACCCAgattccaagaaaacacaaaggccAAGAGAATCCATAGAGAGTAATTGCTGATCAGATTGTGGAGTTCTTTCTGATGATGGAAAAGGGAAATGCCTATGTGTCCACCACAGCTCACAACACCCCCTACTAAAACACATGCAGGCTTTGTTATTTGCTGCAAAATATCCTGCAATTATCATGCAAGCACCTGTAAAAATGCACTGAGGACAGCATGAGTAAGGAAATTCATAtaatgaaacaaagaagaaaaatcttcAAGTGGGCTTCTGTTCAGGATGGCTCCACTGTCCAACATAggcaaaaacaaatggaaatagCATTGGACTGTtctgagggagggaaaaaaattgATGTTAAAGCCAAGTCTTCAGCCCTGTTAGTAAATGAGCTACCTACAAAGTCCtttatagaagaagaagaagaagaagaagaagaagaagaagaagaagaagaagaagaagaagaagaagaggaagaggaagaggaagaggaagaggaagaggaagaggaagaggaagaggaactggGTCAGGTTGTTCAATAATTGGGTAATTGGACAAGACATTTCACTGGGAATTAGTATTCTCTATCAAGAATGAGATAGTAAATACTGCACACCGCTAGTCTGTTGAGTCCTCATCTCAACTTAATAATGTCAGTACATTGGCAACACATAATTGTGAGTGTGGTACTATGCCAACATATCTTCATTTAAGAATACAACTAGATCCTCTATACATTATTGCTTCTTTCCCTTGGTTTCCCTCAGTcagtaagataaaaaataaaaacaattcttgaCTCATAGGCTGTATGAAAACAGGTGGATTGATTCATGATTATAGATTATCAATCAATTCATTTGTGACTTCAGAGTCATATTgttgaagttttttttgtttgaataCAACAGACAGGAAAACTGTTGCAGAACATACAGAAAGGATTTTGGTGTAATAAATAGTACCTACATATTAGAGATAGAAAAAACTTTTTCCATAtctatttagaatttttttttaattttgtaagtaTGAGTGTTTTTCTATATACACATTTAGGCACCAAATGTATGCCTATTCCCCAGAGAAGTCAAaatgggtgtcagatcccctagaactcagtttgaacctggatcctctggaggaacagtcaGTACATTTAATCACTTAGTTGTCTCTAGCccatagaaaacatttttatctcTTGTCTTACTATCTCTATTGTGGAGGTGTTACCATGGCTTAGGTTCCCATCGCACCTCATTCTAATCTCTCTTTCCATCTCAGACCTTGTTTTGGATCTCTAGGCAAATCTCAAGCTCACTTTTTTCTTCTGACCTATCGCCAGCATTCTTGCTCATTGCTTTTGTCCATAATTCTATGTTATGGTACATGTTGGAGTTTTCCTCATTTTCATGTTGTAGCCCTAATTATAGTACCTCAAAATGTGACCATGTAAAAACAGAATATTTAAAGTAATAATTAAAGCTAAATGGACCTTAAAGGTTGGGTTTTAATGAAGTATAAGATAGTGTTCTTGTGAAAATAAACATCCAAGCTGTTTAAACTCACACAGAAGATCATGTGTGGACACTTGGAGGATACAGCCAGGTAAAGAAGTCTGAGGAGAAGCTAACATACTCATCTTGAACTTCCAGCATTCAGAATTGAAATAAGATCAACTGCTATGATGTAAGACCCCAATTGGTTATGTTTTCTTTTGCTAACCTTAACAAACTAATCTACTTAGCTCTTCTTTGGAAATTCCTACCTCACTGATGACCATAAATTAGATAAATTACCACAGTGTTTTGAAGTGTAGGACCATGTGTTGAGTATGTAGTTCAATCACTGTTGTGTGATGCTTTAACTGAGTCTGTGCAACAAAAATATTAGTCATACACAGtgaaccaatgacagaccaaagtaatggTCATATAAAACTCTAAATTGCTGAACCAATGAGTTTGTTGGGGTTATTTTCAGGTGAATGAATGATAGGTCATTTTTAGCAGTAGAGACAATTCAAAGGCAGATTCATCACTGAAAATCCCACCCCAACCTGTGGGATGACTCAAGAAAACTGTATCTTTGCATGACTTGTAGGCGGGCATCTTGGTAAGTCAGACAGATCTGTCTAAGTATTTTTGCCAcctctcttttcctcttattTGATTTCTATTTCCAAAATCTTGGAGTGGTCCTCTGAGTCTCATTAGTATCGGGACCTCTTGAGACTTGTGTGTTGTTCACTTACTAAGATTCATTAGCTTCCCTGTTCTTTCTTGGAGGTAATGTTTTAATTTAGGAGACGTTATAGGTTTGgatatatgtggtacacataaactcatgcatgaaaacacataaaatgaagaaataaaaaaaataagtaaatctaaaatatGCCTGCTTTTAGATGCTATAGAACCCACATTAGGCATTAAAGATATGTCAAGTTTCTCAACAGGGAAGAGGGGAACAGAGATGCATTGGTTGAAATGGATGTGTCAGTTTCAGATGTAATCTGTAACTTGTGCAAAGTCAAGCACTCCAATTAAtacaaaacaatatttttcttaagaaagggagaaaagaaatccCAGAAGGTCCCTGATGATCACCTTACATGGTGCTTTTATCTGGAATTGAGTCATGTAGGTGGCTCTAGTAAAATATTATGAAGCAGAAATAATTCCACTTTCTAGACTGATCGGGACTTATACTCAGAATAGTTGGAGTAGACATCTTCTCTGAACAAAACTCTGTCTTACTTAGTGAAAGGATCAATTAAACATACTAGAGGTGGAATACTTTAAGCACTATTTGTCACATTGTTGTGGAAGAGGAAAGATTCAGAGGTCAAAACAAGCTGAATTAAGACCAAATCTCTATCGCTATTCAAATAGCCTAAGTTTTACAATTGTTCAAAACAtccatatattcttttttttttttttttttttgagacagggtttcctgtgtagttttggtggctgtcctagatctcactctgaacttacagagatctgcctggctctgccccccaagtgattggattaaaggcgtgtgccaccaccgcctggctccatgtattcttaaataataataataataataataataataataataataaatttttttagattGATTAACATATAAACATTAACAACAAGTGTACTAACTATAAAATGCTTATGCAGATCAACAAGAGGCCCTGTACTCTACCAAAACTCATGAGGTCTCACACTCTATCCCACATAACACTAAATAAGCATGCATGCTCATTTTTAGTATTCCAAGCAGTGAGGAGCTTCATCTCAAGCAGGAACAATGGAAGACACTGGCATGAAGATAGAGATGGGATACACCCCTCACTGATTTCCTGCCTTTGCAGACTGACAAGAAAGTACACGTTGTTAAACTTTGGTAGTATCTGTTCAAGAGTCTCTTCAACTCTAGATTAAAACCAGTATCTTAGATGAACAGAAATATGATCTAAAAGAAATAGGCAGGACCTACAAGACTGTGTGAACCTAGGTCAGAAAAAAAGGGTGAATATCTTGGTATGCATTTTTGCATTGTGGCATGTACAGAATAAGATGTAAACCTAATACGAGATTGGCAAGATGTTAGATATGAAATATATGCCACTTTGTCTTTGTAACTGTCTCTTGAGTTTCCCTCTGTCATTAAGCCTTTTTGAAACCACAGTTGAACTCTTCCGTATTGGTTTCTAAAATGTTAAGGAAATTTCTTGCTGCCACACCAACACACTATTGTAAGTTCTGAGTCCTGGTTTCATTATATTATTTCACTCCTGCCCTATACAACTCTCAGTGAGATCACAGAAAGATATAGCCTAAAAAGGAGAACTGTGACTCTGGGGATAGCTCATTtgttaaagtgcttgccttacaaaaatgaTGACCTGAAAGATGGAGAATCATTAGATTGACAAAAACTATAAGGATTCTATGGCTTTCACTGAGCAGTGTCTTATGACAGAATGTGCCTAGAAGGATGATAAATTGAAAGGGGAACCAACAGACAAAGAAGAATGTCACAACAGTGATTATATTACAGCTAGAATTAAAAGGACATCATCTAATAAACATATTCCTGTCACTGAGTGTCACAACACGAGTGTGTGGGTTCACACAGCTCTATGGAacgaagactcagaggcatcttaagaataaATATAGCCTTTCATGGCTGGAAGGGGGTCCTGCCTTGAAGAACTGAAGCACTTTCCCCTCgcctagggcatttttatttactctctatttatatttagccagttaatttccataccttcaGAACAACCTAAAAGGAgtcccagagaccaaatgccaagtgcaaattacttgatttatCAGGTGCCATGTTTTTCCTGGTTTcttgaaccaagttttgcataggcctttgatctgATCTTTGGGGTACTCTCTGATCCCTtgctctcagacaagattcacatagggcagtaagagaaacaaaaggtaagagaaacaaaaggtgtggttaaacaaaggaaggattggggcggggggagggggggacaacaaaggaaggattaggactaggtgctactctctggaaccAGGCCAGGAACTCAACAGGAGTGCATTACATACTCTAATGACCCTCTACTTAACTCCTTATGCTTCATTCAAAAATAAACCTTAGCTTAAACTCTGCATCTCTCACTTGAAGTCTTTCCTTTGAGAATAAAGATTGACCAAGGGACAGTCTAATCAATTCACTGCTTTCGAATCCCTGGTAAACTCATGCCTCCCCATGTTACTTACTGTTTACTGTCTACCCTCTGTTTAATATCAGTGCTGGGACATAGGAGCTCATGATCTGTTTTGTAATCAGTCTGAGAAGTAATAATGCTCTGTGATAATGTATAGAATTATGCATTCCTTTAGGGATATTCAATAGAGAACAAGGTTTACCCTATGACTCTTAGAATGGGTACCATGTTGTGAAAATGGATGTGGGATCTGAGTAAGGGTAGTGTAAGATGGAGCCCCATATAAGAAACAGTCATTGTTGAAATGTTTCAGATACTGACAAAATGGAAGCCAATTCCTCCATCCCTCTGAATGGATCAGAAGTTGTATTCTATGAATCTACCACCTCCAGGGTTCTATGGATCCTCTCATTGGTAGTCCTCTCCATAACTTTTGTCCTTGGTGTGCTAGGTAATGGGCTTGTGATTTGGGTAGCTGGATTCCGGATGGCACACACTGTGACCTCCATTTGTTATTTGAACCTGGCTTTGGGTGACTTTTCTTTCATGGCTACAATACCACTCCACATCATCTCAATGGTAATGAGAGGAAAATGGATTTTTGGTTGGTTCCTTTGCAAATTTGTACATATCATTGTGCACATAAACCTTTTTGTAAGTGTGTTCCTGATCACTCTCATTGCCATGGACCGCTGTATTTGTGTCCTGTACCCAGTATGGGCTCAGAACCACAGAACTGTGGGTCTGGCCAGGAAAATGATTGTTGGAGTTTGGATTCTTGCTCTACTCCTTACTTTGCCACATTTCCTCTTCTTGACTACAGTAAAAGATGCAAGAGGGGATGTGCACTGTACAACCAACTTTGAATCCTGGGTTACAAACCCCAAGGAGCAATTAAAGGTGTCAATTACTGTGAGTACAGCTTTAGGAATCATCAGTTTCATTATTGGATTCAGCATGCCCATGTCCTTCATTGCCATCTGCTATGGACTCATGGCTGCCAAGATCTGCAGAAGAGGCTTTTTAAATTCCAGCCGTCCCTTACGTGTCCTCACTGCTGTAGCAGTTTCCTTCTTTGTCTGTTGGTTCCCATTTCAACTGATAATTCTTTTAGGAAATATCTGGAACAAGGAGACACCAAACATTATTCACGTGATGGTGAACCCCACAAGCACCCTGGCCTCCTTCAACAGCTGCCTCAACCCAATACTCTATGTCTTTCTGGGTCAAGAATTCAGAGAGAGATTGATCCACTCCCTGTCTGCCAGTCTGAAGAGGGCCCTGCAGGAAGACTCAACCCTGAACAATGGCAAAAGCAACAGTTTGTCTTCACCTCCTGCTGACTCTGAGCTACTGAAAGTGGCAGGAAAGAGCCAAAGCAATGCCTTCTGTGCAAACTCATTCTCACTTTCTGTCTCATCCTATGTTACATGACATTTTTgagtattaattaaaaaaatatttctttgtccTCTGgtttggaagaaataaaaatcaaaactaatatCACTGTCCTTTTAAGACTTTTTCTACTGAGCCTGTAGCCTAGGCTAAGACTAAGATGGCAAAACAGTAtaagagaccaaaaaaaaaaaaaaaaggtatatctGAAAGGATCATACAACATATTATATATTAAcactaaaattttattattttattcagaaGTAAATCTTTGATGGCcttgtggtgtgtgcctgtagtcctagcacttcTAGAAAAGAAGATAATTCAAGGGCAGTTTACATAGAAAACTTAAGAATTAAAACCAATCTAGACAAATGAAACCAATTCTAAATTGGTCAATAAAGAGTTCTGTCATGAAGAAGAACAAAATCACAGCATTGTTAGAGAAGGGGTGACATTGTTGATAAACATAGTATCAATAAGGCCACTATCAGAAGGAAAtatattgcatattttctcttatttatgaATCACCAGATTTTATATTGACTTGGAAaattatgtatgtttgtgtgggtgtacatgtatACAAGTACATATGAGATATGAAAGTACATTTAAACTGCCTAAGTGATCAAAGAGGCCTGACTGGAGCAGGGGAGATGTAAAATAAGGGAGGGAATGCATAATGgctaattttgattgtcaactggCATAGTCTATAATCATCTTGAGAAAAGTCTCAAGGAGAGACTTTCTAGATTCATTTGATCCATGTGTGCTTCTGTGGAGGATAGCCTTGATTACATCAATTGAGGTGGAAAAACATCCTTATTGTGGGTGATACCAATTATTGGGCAGGGGATGCATCATAGATTGTATAAGACTGCAAAATGCTATCTTAGTCCTGTAATGCATCATTTACACTGCTTTGTATCCTTGAGTGTGCAGATAATGTACCTAGTTTCTCAAATTTATATTGCTCTGACTTCTTTAGGTTGTAGACTGTAAGATAGAActaccataaaaaaataaaataacacctttcttccttaagttacttttaccaggctatttttttttttactatagcaGAAGGAAAGTAATCAAGAATATAAATTCATACTAAGAGTGTGTCCTTGCTGTGGTAAATGTCACCATATAGCTTTTATTCATTTGGAAAGTTTCATGGAGGGATGTGAAAGAGTGCAGATCCTTAGGATGGAGAAAATCAAGGAATGACTTAAGAGATGGGGATAGAAGAAATTAGGTAAAATTAGAAATAGCAAATACTAGGTGGGGTAAGCAGAGATGTGGTAGAGGAGAGTTAAACATAATAAATGCTACATGAAAAagagatacacatgcacatatcttATAACcaagttgaaatattttaaaagtatatttttggATATTTTTGCTCCTACAATCATAAGCAATTAACAAAAATCCTTTAGACATGAGTGGGATATTAATTGTTGGTTGGTTAGGTCCCAAAGTTCCAAAGTGGCCCAGGTTATTATTGTTGCTCTTGGTTGTTCAGTAGAACTATATGATTACTCCAAATAGCTGAAGGCACCACAAATTTTTGATGCaagatacagaaaaataaatttggaaTTGAGGTAGAATGCCCTAGTTCCTGGCTAGCATCTACAGTGCCAGAGGATGCTATGCAGAATTCTAGGAGAAGAAAGGCATCAACTATCTAACTCAGACATGAAACCGATGACCtccatgatgaaaaaaaaaaaaactatgtaggCAATTGGTGCCAACTTGTGCTGTGGTGCCATGATTGTCAAATAGATTACAATCCACTCTCTGATTGGATATGAGGACAATTTCATAGGAGGGAATCTATGTATGGTACTGTAAACTTAGTCAAAACATGTGGCTTGGGAGTTCATAGGCCCTATCATAGAACTTACTACTTTTGTTTATCTAAACTAAAATACCTTCTAAATACCTATGTAAATATAAATGCCACTCTCTGGCTtatttgtaacacaaattgctaaatggtcttaaaattaaaaaaaaaaaatttaaaaaaaaaaaaaaaaaaaaaaaaacagagcccgATACTGAGGTaatagctgagagatcagaggaatagaaaaaaacacagtcaacctcaccttgccaactcttcagccaatcctgtttccaagTTGAACTGCTCAAAagcttctggttcctggtcctcatgccttatatacctttctgctttctgccattacttcttgggattaaaggtgtgtgtccttcccaagcaaagatgtgagatctcaagtactgtgattaaagatgtgtgccaccacttccttgctctgtttccagtgtggccttgaactcacagagaaccagatggatctctgcctccctagggataggattaagggtgtgtgccaccactgtcttgcctctttgtctaatctagtggctggctctgttttctgatccccagataagtttttttttttttgttagaacacaaacaaaatatcaccacacttattTATAGAAGACATTTTTGTAGTGAACAGCACCAACTTAGCAACTGAAGCCTGATCATGAAATTGAGAAGAAGTGATTGTTGATAGCTCAACCCTAAATAAGATTAAATTACCTCTTTTAAAAGTCTCAGAGAATGTTAAATAAGGaatgaaagaatataaaagccAAGAGATAGGGAGCAGAGCTTTAAAATGCTCATATTCTATATTTTGTGTCTTGAGCGAGAAAGTAGTAAGAGGAGACACAGATACTGACCAAGCTGCCTGAGGACTAGAAGGGTAAAGTACTGTGCTTATATTTGCCTATTGGCCTCATTCAATGATAGAAACCCACTGATGAGCAATTGGGCTTTGGGGATATCTGGACAGGGAATGTCTGTGAGGCTGACATGAGGATTATTGTTGGGAGCCATGCAACTCAGTTTTAGACCagtatatgagtgtttgtctgaTGAGTTTCTGGATGAGGCAAAAGCCCATGGGAACAGGCTCACTCGGCAAGGACCAGTGGATTTTGGGACAGTGCAGAATACTGCTGGGATCATACAGCCTGCATGCTCTCTTCTCTTTTGCAATATTGATGATTCTCTTGGCAGTTTTAGTGTCATTTTATCAATCATGCATGAGACAGATGTGATCCTTCTTGGAAACcccatttttttctctaatatttttctctaaaattctttgggagctgatgcttctcaTGTTTCTTTTCTGGGGATGCCAGCTGTCACTTTAGACCCCAGGAGCTGTTGTAACTCAATGCTGACAGTAGAGGAAGCAAATCACCCCTATTtctgttaaatatattttgaatgagattgttgttcttgaaaatgtgtgcctatgtcaattatctttttgttttgtaaaggCAGGGGGTACCTGGTTTGATATTTGCCCAAGGCAACAAAATGATGTGTTttggtttaaagatgttttgatgtaaacATTGGGAAAAAAACTTATTTGACATACTTGTTTTTGTTGGAAGTTAACGTtggagaatgggaaaaattgttTGTTAATATGGAAAAACAAGCTTGTTTTGATGTATAAATAATATGACTGGAGCTATTCATAGGTGGCCACTTGTGTGAAaatcatgtggaggtcagaaaattcATTTCTTCATGCTTACACCCCTTCCCCATTGTGAAGGCGATACAGACTCTATCTTAGGGTAGGGCCatcatcttagaccacctgctgtactcagttccaggaaggacctcaggaatgtgccatgacaacttgaaaggatacagagcagtatgctcctgcagacattctgtctgaggtttatggcccttgaacctatctagataatcctgctgagcagcccagataatcctgctcagcaagttgtggttccccaccaaaagtctaacccaagggtttcaaatatgtttttatgctcaaagtctagaccaatagtttcaaaaaaatcaccttgccccatattcTTTCTACCGagtcccaagttgccaattccctgcttgtggtttttccctataataACTCTCTACACTTGGGCTTGCTGGCACTGCCaaatttccctccatctgcttggtggtggcccaggttgaccctgacaataaaaggacccttatgtgcttgcgttggaaaccagctccttggtggtctctgggggtttagCAAAATGGGAACAACATCCATCTTAGTACCTGAATCCAGGCCTTGGTGGTACTGCAACAGACTATTGCTTGTATCTCTGGATTTTTatagtttctgtcaacttgacacaaacctagacatacctGGAGAGAAGGAACCTCCACTAAGGAATTATCTCAATCAGATTGGCCCATTAGAATGTCTGTAGGATATTTTCTTGCTTGCTAATTGATAAGGGGTGATATCATCCATCATAGACACTggacctgggctgtataagaaaggcagCAAGCAAGAGAGAGGAAGCAAACAATTAAGGAACAGTCCcctttggtttctgcttcagctcTTGCCTTAGTTTTTCCCAAATGATGGAGTATACACTTGTGTGGTAGCTTGAAAAAATGCCCCCCCAAGGgcacatatattttaatgcttacTCACCATGGGTGggattatttgaaaggattagaactATGAGAGTGTGAGGCTTTGTTGGAGATTGTATAGCATTGTTGTAGGAAGTGTGCCCTTGAGGTGGGATTTAATGTCCAAAATCCCATGTCAGGCCCAGTATTTCTCTTTCTGCATAAGGATcaggatgtaagttctcagctacttctgtAGCACCTGCCTGAGTGCTGTCCTGTTCCCtacatgatgataacagactaagcctctgaaactgtaaacaaaccAACAATTAAATGCTTCCATGGTCATGGAGTCTGTTTACAACAATAAAAGTGTGACTAAAAAGAAGTTGCTAGAAGGAATTTGGGTATTGTTGCGGTGGAACTGCCTGACCATGCtgttgtttggaggaatatggaaaacTTTGGAACTTTAAACTTGAAAAATGTTTGAATGCTCAAACCCAGGCTTACTGGGCTATACTAATAGGAATATGGAAAATGATGCTGCTGAAGGTGATGTAGAATTTCAGGTCCCAGCTCCAGATATTAATAAGTTGCCTAGAGACTGTTCTTATAAcagcttggcaaaaaaaaaaaaaaaaaaaaagtgactttttGCCTTTGTCCTAAAAAATGGGAGGAGGccaaattgaagagttttggactaATGCCATTTCTGAGGAGATATTCAAGGCAGCCTGATATTGACTGTGTTGTGCAACTAGTAGTGATCAGTCTTatgcagatttataatgaaaaagagaaagctggacaaagagaaatacaagATTTACAGTCTGAGGAGAAAATGCTACCAGGAAATTAAATAAACCTAAGTCTAGTGCTCAAGAAGATAAACAGTTTAAAGAAGAGTCTGatgctaaataaaataaagggagtggtgcccTCAGGGAAAGACCCCATCCAGCTAAACTTCcagcttgtgaaaaggaactaaatgaaagcttaagcagtgaaggaaacaaccaacaacagaaagctgatgcaaatATAATTGAATAATTGCCTAGGTTCTAATAGCAGAAGTACTTAGCAGCTTCATCTACTTGCTTCTGGCTTCTGGCTTTATCAGGGGGATAAATAAGAAGAGGGTTGAGCAATCTACCTCCAAGGTTAAGGAAATACAGCAAAGCTAGGAGTGTCTGGGGTGTCATTGCATGGGTACTCAGAAAGGTCACTGAGTGAAGTCGTGAAGGTGAACTTTGGAATATATTAGAGATTCCAAGATGGAGGAGATGCCAGAGACCTGGAATACCTTCCAAGTAGAAATGCTAACAGGGTATAGTAATACCTGGAGAGGAAATGTGTTTCTGCCACTGAAGCTGGAAGAAGTTGGAATTCTCAAGAGCACTTTGACaatagacatggagatgcagaatttagAGTTGGCCCTGCTAATTTTTTCATCTTGCTTTGGTGCAGTAGTTCATCTCATggtcccccttcctttcttttggtgCTATTGAATATTAGATGTAATGTACATTTTGATTTTATGAGGAGATACAGTTAAAAGATTGCCTtgggtctcagaagagacttacattttgaaacagttttaagaagaaagagtttgtgGACTTTTGATTTTGGCCTCAgtgcatttttcattattataggCCTACAAGCCTATGGTAGCTATggagttgaatatattttctataggaATGGGCTCAATTTCATCTATAAGAATGGACCACATAGGTGTATATACTTGAATGTTTAGTAACCAGGGAATAGAACTGTTTGAAAGGCTTAAAataattaagaggtgtggccttctggAGTAGGTGTGCT includes:
- the LOC131904108 gene encoding formyl peptide receptor-related sequence 3 — its product is MEANSSIPLNGSEVVFYESTTSRVLWILSLVVLSITFVLGVLGNGLVIWVAGFRMAHTVTSICYLNLALGDFSFMATIPLHIISMVMRGKWIFGWFLCKFVHIIVHINLFVSVFLITLIAMDRCICVLYPVWAQNHRTVGLARKMIVGVWILALLLTLPHFLFLTTVKDARGDVHCTTNFESWVTNPKEQLKVSITVSTALGIISFIIGFSMPMSFIAICYGLMAAKICRRGFLNSSRPLRVLTAVAVSFFVCWFPFQLIILLGNIWNKETPNIIHVMVNPTSTLASFNSCLNPILYVFLGQEFRERLIHSLSASLKRALQEDSTLNNGKSNSLSSPPADSELLKVAGKSQSNAFCANSFSLSVSSYVT